The stretch of DNA CGGTGGCAAGCCCTGGCACCTCGAGCCCCCGCAGGAGCTCACTCTTTTGCTTTTCAGGCTCGTGCCGGTCGCCCTGCCCCGCATCATTCACGGTCACCCTTTCCGCCGCAGGACTTTCGATCGCGAGGATTCGGTCGGCCTCACCGCTCATGTTTCGGATCTTGATATAGCCGGTGGCCTTGGTCGCTCCTGTGCTGGGCGGCCTGATCCAAGCGGCGAGCACCGCAAGCCTGCCGGTGGGGCGGGCATCGAATGCGAGCGCGGCAATGCTACCGAGGGTTAGACCCACCGCGACACCCACTTTGACACTGAACCGCATGCGCGCGTGTTTCCTTGAAAGCTGAATGGTGGCGCCCTCGTCGAGCCTGCCGATCCAAGATCGGCCGAATGGAAAAGCCGCACCTTCAGGTATCGGCGTAACGACGTTCTGCCTCACGGCCATTCGTGCCAGCTCGCAACTTGCCATTCCAATATCCGGAGCTCGCCTTCCCAGATCAATGCGACCGAACGGAGCGCGTCAGCCTGCCTCATAGGCTAACCATCGCGCGGAACCAGCCATTTGGGTTCACTTTGGAGTAATTCTAATGTAACCCGCTGAAAATAAATAGGATTCTTCAATTTAGCCGCATCAGAAACAGTTGCGAGGCCAGCGCGCTGCGCCTACTGTGCGGCCAGAGTGAACTAGCGTTGCCCAGCATGGCAGCGGCTCTTCCCGCATTTGGAGGTCACATGCGTTTGCATCGGTGGATGACAGCGGCGGTATTGGGAGGCGTGATTCTGGCCGGCCACATGGCGCCGGCTCAGGCGGAGGAGGTCAATGTCTACTCCTACCGGCAGCCCTTCCTCATTGAGCCCCTTCTCAAGGCCTTCACCGAGGAGACTGGCATCAAGACGAAGGTGCTGTTCGACGACAAGGCGCTGATCGAGCGCATGGTTCAGGAGGGGGCAAGCAGCCCGGCCGACATCCTGCTCACCGTCGATATCGGGCGCCTGCAGGCAGCCGTACAGAGCGGCGTCACCCAGCCTGTGAAGTCGGAGATCCTGGACGCGAACATTCCGGCGGATTTCCGCAGCCCCGATGGCGAATGGTTCGCGCTCACCACCCGGGCCCGTGTGGTCTATGCATCCAAGGACCGGGTGAAGCAGGACAAGATCACCTATGAGGAACTCGCCGATCCCAAATGGAAGGGCAAGATCTGCATCCGCTCCGGGCAGCATGTCTACAACACCGCCCTGATCGCCGCGATGATCGCCCATCACGGCGAGGAGAAGACCAAGACTTGGCTCGAGGGGCTGAAGGCCAATCTCGCGCGCAAACCGGCCGGTGGTGACCGCGATCAGGTCAAGGGCATCTTTGCCGGAGAATGCGATATCGCGCTTGGCAATACTTACTACA from Rhodoligotrophos sp. CJ14 encodes:
- a CDS encoding copper chaperone PCu(A)C, producing MRFSVKVGVAVGLTLGSIAALAFDARPTGRLAVLAAWIRPPSTGATKATGYIKIRNMSGEADRILAIESPAAERVTVNDAGQGDRHEPEKQKSELLRGLEVPGLATVLFPPSGRDLAFLGLKAPLREGDEVPVTVTFERGGALELFIPVRRDPTADTQGQSLN
- a CDS encoding Fe(3+) ABC transporter substrate-binding protein; its protein translation is MRLHRWMTAAVLGGVILAGHMAPAQAEEVNVYSYRQPFLIEPLLKAFTEETGIKTKVLFDDKALIERMVQEGASSPADILLTVDIGRLQAAVQSGVTQPVKSEILDANIPADFRSPDGEWFALTTRARVVYASKDRVKQDKITYEELADPKWKGKICIRSGQHVYNTALIAAMIAHHGEEKTKTWLEGLKANLARKPAGGDRDQVKGIFAGECDIALGNTYYMAKMLTNDKEPEQKQWAEASRIIFPTFENGGTHVNISGIALAKNAPNREAAIKLMEFLSSDKAQKLYAEANDEYPIKPGIEPSTIVKAWGEFTPDNVSLDEIAELRDEASKLVDEVDFDAGPQS